In Neosynechococcus sphagnicola sy1, the genomic stretch CTTAGCACTTGGCAATTTTAGCCCTTCGGTCTTCGCCTGACGGCGATCAATTTTTTTTGAGTTTTGAGTAAGCTGCTCACACAACCTACCGATGGGATTTAACCTTGCAAGGTTTGTTGCCCTGCCTGAACCGGGGCAATATCAACACCAATTAAGGTTGCAATTTGGGCGTTGCTTCATCTAAGTATGAATCAAAGATCTTGACAACTCGGGCGTCCCGCCGCCGTTCACTACCCGATCGCCGGGGGTAGGATGGGAGTAAGGGCGATGACCCAACCTGTGATCGGGGTTGTCCAGCCCTGCAAAATCTAGCCTGTCTGCGAGTTGTTCTCTTGGATCTGTTTACACTTTGGCGGTTGGTGGCTCCTCCCTTGGTCGGAGGCATCATCGGCTATTTCACCAACGACATTGCGATTCGGATGTTATTCCGTCCCTACACAGCGGTCTACCTCTGGGGGCGGAAACTGCCGTTTACACCGGGCTTGATTCCAGGGAATCAGGAGCGATTAGCAAAGCGGATCTCCGACACCATCATGGGTTCCCTGCTAACCCCGGAAGAACTGCACAACCTTGCCCGTCGCCTGCTGGCAACCGAGCGGGTACAGGCAGCCATCCTCTGGCTGTTGCGTTTAGGGTTAGAGCAAATCCGTTCAGAGAAATCCGAGAAAACCGCCAAACTCCTCTCTGAAATCCTACGGGATTTGGTCGGTCAGTCCTTGCCCCGGTTATTGCAAATCCTGGCACGGCGCGAAGATTTTTTAGAAGCGCAGCTCAACCAGGTGTTTGATCAAGTACTGCTGGAACTAAGATTAACGCCCCTCCAGGCGGGGCAACTCTCGGAGTGGCTGCTGCAAGCGGTGCTGCCCCCGGATGTGGTGCGGCTGGCGATGGTCGATTTTTTGACCGATCGCAATATTCAGGTGATTGACGAAGGGTTTCGGGAACGATCCAGCGGCACCTATTGGGTGATTGCCAACCTGTTTGGGCTGCGGAATACCCTCCTGCGTCTCCGCAGCTTTTGTTTGGATGAAAAAGAGATCACCAATGCCCGACTGCAAGAACTAACCCTGTCGCTGCAAATCCGCGATCGCCTGCAACGATGGCTACCGCGCTTGTCGCTGCAAAACCTACCCATCTCCACCGTGCGACAACTCCGCAAAACCTGGCGGGATAGCGTGCGTCAATATCTGCAAGACGAAGGATCACACCTGCTGCAAGGACTCCGGGACTCCGTAGATTGGGAGCATGTTTCGAGGTTAATTCTCAATCGGCTGCGATCGTCGGAAATGCTAACCACGTCTCTAGAAGTGGCGAGTCAAGAATTGGCCTTAATTCTAGAGCGCTACCTGGAAAAAGATCTAGAGTCCCTGATGGAGCAGGTCATCCCGATTTTGAATTTAGATCAGGTGATCATTGACCGCGTCCAAGCCACCTCCCCCGCCGACCTAGAAGCCGGGATTCAGGGCATTGTCAAAAGTGAATTACAGGCGATCGTCAATCTCGGGGGTCTCCTCGGTCTGATCATCGGCCTGCTGCAAACCCTATCGCTGCTAATTGGCAATTGAGACCCATCCCCAGTCATGACCTTTGCGAACCCATTGTCCGATCTGGCTATCGAATTCTGACGAATCCAGCCTTTTCAATCAGATCTTGTCCCTGATTGGTCAACAGCAAGTTGGCATAAGTCTCCCCGGCCTGCTGATCAATGTCCCCATTTTGCTTGACGATCACAAATAACCGTCGGGTAATCGGGTAATCCCCACTTTGAAACGCAGTTGCATTGAGTTGATTGCGCCGATTCACACTGCACTCAGAAGATGGAATGTAGGGTTCCTGGTAGGGAGGGATATATTCATTGGGTTTGCGCCCTAGGGGAAGGGACTTAATTTCACATTGACCCACGACTTCTGGAGCCGAGGCATAGTAAATCCCCCCGAAGTTTTTAGCAACTTTTCTCAGGGCTTGGGTGGTGGTTGGAATGAATTCAACGGTGGAACCAAAGGGTGCTTTTCCCAGGACATTTTCAGCAAAGAATTCAATCGTGCCACCGTCCTCAATTCGACGAGAGTAGGGGGTAATTTTGAGATCTGGGCCTCCAACCTGCTGCCAGTTGGTAATTTTACTCAGATAAATGTCTCTTAATTGGGGGAGGGTGAGTCCGCTCAGGGTTAGATTGGGATGCACTGCGATCGCAATCCCATCAAGCGCCACTGGAATTTCCTTCAGGGTAAATCCCCGTTGCTTTGCTTCCTCATATTCCGTTGCTTTTAAGGGCCGGGAGGATTGGGAAAAAGCCAGTTGGTTATCTAGCAACATGCGAATTCCACTCCCTGAACCAGGGGCACCCGTTACCGGATTGGTATAGCGCAACCGAAACTCTGGCAAAACTGTCTGGATGATAGGGTCCACATCTCGCCGAATCGGTGCCCAGGTCGTACTACCGCCATAGTTCAGCAACCCAGTGGGGACCTTGGGAACCTCAGCAAAAGTCGCTGCAACTGCCCCTGAAGCCGGGGAATTAGAAGCAGTGCTGACCGGATTACCCACATTCTTCAGCCACCCAAACCCCAAACCGGTGCTGCGGTTGAGCCACCAGAATCCACCCAGCAGCAGCCCAGCCGTGATCAGAAACGACAAAATTAGCGTCGGAGTCTCGTTTTTCTGGGACATATTCAAGTGGCAGTGATGTGGAGCAAACAGGCAATTAACCATCTGTTAATAGCTTAATCGCTAACAGCGGTAGGCTATTAGACGCATTCACTGGCTGGATTGGCACCTAAAGTGAAACACATGATCTATAAACGCAACCCAATTTCTGAGCGTTAAGCTAACGTTCAACACATCTGAGGCCGCCGATAAACCTCGTGAGCTTTACCCTCCCTTCTGTAAGATCAGGAGAAAAGACCTCTACCTTGATCGATGGGGTTGTAACGTATGGGTATTGTTTGGGAGCTTGATTTCTATTCTCGTCCGATTGTAGATGAGCAACAGAAGAAAATCTGGGAACTGCTGGTGTGCCAAAGTCCTCAAGACACCAGTACGGACATGGCTTCCCTGTTTCGCTATACCCAGTTTTGTCCCAGCACCCAGGTAAATTCCATCTGGTTACGCACCGCTTTAGAATCTGCTTTAGCTGAGGCAACCCAACCACCTGATCGGATTCGCTTTTTCCGGCAACCCATGGCGAATATGATCACCAAGGCTTGCTCAGAACTCGACATTGCAGCCCAACCCAGCCGCCGGACGTTTGCCCTTAACCATTGGCTTCAGCAACGCCTTTTGGAGGTTTATCCCACCGATCCTGGCTACCAACCAGGAACTTCCCCCACCATTAGCTCCCCGGTACTCCCTCCCCAAGCACTGCCAGAGGCACTCGTTGGCCAGTCTTGGGCCTTTGTGAACCTGACCTGTGACGAATTGAGTCAGATGTCTACTTGGGCAGTGGACTTTGGCGACGCCTTTCCGCCCCAGATGCTGGGACTTTCCCCTGACGTGCTGATACCGGGGGTGGTGATTTTTTCACCTCGGGCGTTGCCCATGGCGGGTTGGATGTCCGGGCTTGATCTGGTGTTTTTGAAACTGCAAGCGCAACCTATACCGTCCCTCGGGAAATTACCCTCGCAGTTGATTTTAGAAACGGGCATCCGCGATCGCTGGGTGTTAGCGAGTTTTACCGATGTGCCAACCCTGAAAGAAGCCAGAGCCTTTGAAGCTGCTAAACAAGAAGCCCATCAAGTGCATTTCTTGGCAGTACAATCTCACCCCCAGGCAGAAACTTTCGCAGGATTTTGGTTATTGCAGGAGGTCAATCTAGCGTAAGTTGGTTGTTAGTCCGATGTAATGAAGATCGGCTGACAACAACGGATAGATAGAGCCATGACCGAGGTATATGGGGTTTGAAGATCGCCAACAGGATGCCCTGGCAAAGCAACTGCTTGCCCTAGCTTCCCGATCCGGAGCCGAGGCCGCTGAGGTCTTCCAGTCACAGTCTTCGTCTCGCCCCGTATCGTTTGAGGCCAATCGCCTCAAGCAGTTGGAAAGCATGCAATCAGAAGGCACAGCCCTGCGACTGTGGAAACAAGGTCGTCCTGGACTTGCGGTTGCCTATGGTCTTGTCGAACCCCAGGTTTTGGTGGATCGAGCGATCTCTCTCAGCCACTTAAATGAACCAGAGACCATTGAGCTTGGGAGTGCAAACAAACGCTTCTATCCCGATATTGGGGAAGCGGTGCCTGTGGAACAGCTGGTGGAGTGGGGCCGGGAGGCGATCGCCCTCGTGCGGGCAGAATTCCCCGATATTCTCTGTACCGGGGAGTGGGAATGTGAAGCCGAAACTACCCGTTTAATCAACTCCCAAGGACTGGACAGTGGTTATACGGACATTACCCTCAGCTGTTACCTAACCGCAGACTGGATTCGGGGGGATGACTTTCTCAGTGTCTCCGATGGGCAGGCGCAACGAGGTAGCTTGAATCCCCAAGTCCTGGCGCAGCAGATTGTTCAACGCTTGCAGTGGGCGACGGTGAATGCCCATCCCCCCACCGGGCGAGTACCCGTGTTATTTACTTCCAAGGCAGCGGATATGCTCTGGGGAACCGTCCAAGCCGCCTTGAATGGAAAACAGGTGATTGAAAAAGCCTCACCCTGGAGCGATCTCCGAGGGGAACAAGTCACAGCCGCTGCAATCACCCTCTCTCAACACCCCCAGGCAGGGCCATTTAGTTGCCCCTTTGACGACGAAGGTACCCCAACCGCTGCCCTCGTCTTTATTGAGCAGGGGATTCTACAGAGCTTCTACACGGACCGCACCACGGGACGGATTTTGGTGCAGGAGAGCACAGGGAATGGCTTTCGCCCAAGCTTGGGGAGCTACCCGACCCCAGGGCTTTTTAACTGTCTGATTCAGCCAGGTACGGGGAATCTCACCGATCTGATGGCCACCCTAGAAGATGGTCTAGTGGTGGATCAAATGTTGGGGAGTGGCTCTGGAATTTCAGGAGATTTCTCCATCAATGTGGATCTAGGGTATCGGGTTAAAAAAGGCCAGATCGTAGGCCGGGTCAAGGATACGATGGTAGCAGGAAATGTCTACACAGCCCTGAAGCATCTTGTGCAGTTGGGAGGGGATGCCGACTGGAATGGATCTTGCTATACGCCTTCCTTAATCGTGGAAGGCCTGTCTACCACAGCTCGGCAATTGAACTAGTCGATGCGGTTGCGTCCTCTGAATCCATCGATAAGTGATTTCGGGTAAATGCACCATTGACCGACGCTGTTTTGAGGCTGCAAAGAGACCGGGAGCCACTGGGGACGTGGGACTAAGTGATGGTCGGTATCAGACAGTTTAGGACATCCTTCAGACACTTAAAATGCCAATCCTGGAAGACGGCTCGACTGTTGCTACCAAAGACCAGCGCCCTCTACTTCAGTGCAATGACATTCAAGCTAATCAGCTTATCCTTGATCTTTAGGGTACTGGCATCATTAAATAAATCAAATTCTGATACCCTCATATATTCGCGAAAACCAGCATTTTTTAAATAGTAGGTCAATATATCAATATCAAACCCTACCTTGTGAATATCATAGGGATTTAATTGTCCCCCATAGATAATACGCATAATATCAAATCGATGTTGAGCCGTGGCAGTTGGCTCCAGGAAGAGCCAACATAAGGAATGTAAATCAGGAACACTCACGTAGAGTTCACCACCAACCTTCAGCACCCGATACCATTCTTTGAGGGTTTGGGCTAGTTCATTATTAATTCCATAGTAGAAATGCTCAAGGGTATGACTCGAATAGATGGCATCCACTGACTGATCTGCAAATTGACTTAAGCAACTTGCATCACAGACAAAATCAACTTCCGGGCGTGCTTCCACATCCAAAATTTTCCAGTTTGGGTGAACTTCCCAGCCTCCAATATGTAACCTCAGAGGTGAGGATTCGATGGTCTCGGTACTCATTGTTGTTCTCGATAGTGACGCCACATCTGTTGATAAGCTTGCTCCATCTCACGGGTAAATTGTTGGGCATTCCAAAGCGGGGAAGATTGACGGGCAGCCTTCAACTTCCAGGTTACTTGTTGTCGTAGGCTAGAATCTCGACCAAACTTCACCCCCCAGTCAATATAGGCATCATCTGTCCAAGCGATGCCCTCCGTCAGTCCTGCATTCGTCATGAAGGTGTAACTATTACGAGCAGAGAACTGCTGCCCCACTCGGGTCACCAATGGAATTCCCATCCAGAGTACTTCTAAGGTGGTGGTGGCTCCATTGTAGGGATAAGTATCTAAAACAACATCAGCAATCTGGAGGTTAGCCCGGTGGATTTGTTCCGTAGGGTCAGGCGGCAAGAATTTCAGCCGCTCTGGATTTACCCCCACCTCGTCTGCAAGCTGGATGAAAAACCCTTGCACCGCTAGATTATCCCCGTACCCTTTAACCAGAAAGTAACTGTTGGGAACTTCCCGTAAAATTTGCAATTGCAGCCGTGCTAGGTCAGGGTGACGCTTATGCCCGGTTTGCACACTCAAGTAGACAATTGCATCCGCCGAAATTCCCAAATGATCCCGGCGACGAGTGGGGATATCCACCTCAAACCCATCAACTGCAACATAAGTGTGGGGCAACCGCCAGAGGGTTTCCTGATAGTGATCTTGGGCATTGTCTGGCAGGACATAGGGATCGGCCATAAAATAGTCGATGGTGGACACACCCGAAGCATCGGCTCCTAACCAGGTTACCTGTACCGGCGCAGGTTTAAAGGCCATCACATTACAGACATCTGTATGCGTCACACTTTCTAAATCAATCAGAATATCAATTCCATCCGCCGCA encodes the following:
- a CDS encoding DUF445 domain-containing protein, coding for MDLFTLWRLVAPPLVGGIIGYFTNDIAIRMLFRPYTAVYLWGRKLPFTPGLIPGNQERLAKRISDTIMGSLLTPEELHNLARRLLATERVQAAILWLLRLGLEQIRSEKSEKTAKLLSEILRDLVGQSLPRLLQILARREDFLEAQLNQVFDQVLLELRLTPLQAGQLSEWLLQAVLPPDVVRLAMVDFLTDRNIQVIDEGFRERSSGTYWVIANLFGLRNTLLRLRSFCLDEKEITNARLQELTLSLQIRDRLQRWLPRLSLQNLPISTVRQLRKTWRDSVRQYLQDEGSHLLQGLRDSVDWEHVSRLILNRLRSSEMLTTSLEVASQELALILERYLEKDLESLMEQVIPILNLDQVIIDRVQATSPADLEAGIQGIVKSELQAIVNLGGLLGLIIGLLQTLSLLIGN
- a CDS encoding PstS family phosphate ABC transporter substrate-binding protein, whose amino-acid sequence is MSQKNETPTLILSFLITAGLLLGGFWWLNRSTGLGFGWLKNVGNPVSTASNSPASGAVAATFAEVPKVPTGLLNYGGSTTWAPIRRDVDPIIQTVLPEFRLRYTNPVTGAPGSGSGIRMLLDNQLAFSQSSRPLKATEYEEAKQRGFTLKEIPVALDGIAIAVHPNLTLSGLTLPQLRDIYLSKITNWQQVGGPDLKITPYSRRIEDGGTIEFFAENVLGKAPFGSTVEFIPTTTQALRKVAKNFGGIYYASAPEVVGQCEIKSLPLGRKPNEYIPPYQEPYIPSSECSVNRRNQLNATAFQSGDYPITRRLFVIVKQNGDIDQQAGETYANLLLTNQGQDLIEKAGFVRIR
- a CDS encoding Tab2/Atab2 family RNA-binding protein, coding for MGIVWELDFYSRPIVDEQQKKIWELLVCQSPQDTSTDMASLFRYTQFCPSTQVNSIWLRTALESALAEATQPPDRIRFFRQPMANMITKACSELDIAAQPSRRTFALNHWLQQRLLEVYPTDPGYQPGTSPTISSPVLPPQALPEALVGQSWAFVNLTCDELSQMSTWAVDFGDAFPPQMLGLSPDVLIPGVVIFSPRALPMAGWMSGLDLVFLKLQAQPIPSLGKLPSQLILETGIRDRWVLASFTDVPTLKEARAFEAAKQEAHQVHFLAVQSHPQAETFAGFWLLQEVNLA
- a CDS encoding TldD/PmbA family protein gives rise to the protein MGFEDRQQDALAKQLLALASRSGAEAAEVFQSQSSSRPVSFEANRLKQLESMQSEGTALRLWKQGRPGLAVAYGLVEPQVLVDRAISLSHLNEPETIELGSANKRFYPDIGEAVPVEQLVEWGREAIALVRAEFPDILCTGEWECEAETTRLINSQGLDSGYTDITLSCYLTADWIRGDDFLSVSDGQAQRGSLNPQVLAQQIVQRLQWATVNAHPPTGRVPVLFTSKAADMLWGTVQAALNGKQVIEKASPWSDLRGEQVTAAAITLSQHPQAGPFSCPFDDEGTPTAALVFIEQGILQSFYTDRTTGRILVQESTGNGFRPSLGSYPTPGLFNCLIQPGTGNLTDLMATLEDGLVVDQMLGSGSGISGDFSINVDLGYRVKKGQIVGRVKDTMVAGNVYTALKHLVQLGGDADWNGSCYTPSLIVEGLSTTARQLN
- a CDS encoding class I SAM-dependent methyltransferase; the protein is MSTETIESSPLRLHIGGWEVHPNWKILDVEARPEVDFVCDASCLSQFADQSVDAIYSSHTLEHFYYGINNELAQTLKEWYRVLKVGGELYVSVPDLHSLCWLFLEPTATAQHRFDIMRIIYGGQLNPYDIHKVGFDIDILTYYLKNAGFREYMRVSEFDLFNDASTLKIKDKLISLNVIALK